A stretch of Scheffersomyces stipitis CBS 6054 chromosome 2, complete sequence DNA encodes these proteins:
- a CDS encoding predicted protein, with protein sequence MTLNIPALDVELDTSLHDIVVAQKYDPNSDSGHWLNVILPKIIARLDLIAEIATSQGETYSVRPEGVDLHACISGNHRRIVTHLQQHFSTSPPFTIVRIAEILVDATKEGYDLFNNVQIFKYFNSLLKLVNVSSSVNDFPATTFSGDINGNGNGNGTTHDDHDHIDKQIVEPVITSQSLGNIPLVKIPWLSEAKTTRKDDTTVDPENTTVEEVISASPLVENNSQKNGTTEIDKKQESIPVRRRREQENYKAPDEGSESSEENQTTVKKPKTNGSTTDTMSTVVNGVTNHVTDGLTENGAVDINEAVHVDGDIILDVRVNENSQEYENSQNIVVDEMEILSGSEALRIMPSEQETIPQNSILEQNDGLQTNGSDSMITSE encoded by the coding sequence ATGACGCTCAACATCCCAGCCTTGGATGTGGAGTTGGACACGCTGCTCCACGACATTGTTGTGGCTCAAAAGTACGACCCAAATTCAGACCTGGGCCATTGGCTAAATGTCATTTTGCCCAAGATCATTGCCAGATTGGACTTGATAGCCGAAATCGCAACATCACAAGGTGAAACATACAGTGTTCGGCCTGAAGGAGTAGATCTCCATGCTTGCATATCTGGAAACCACCGTCGGATTGTAACCCATTTACAACAGCATTTCTCCACAAGTCCCCCTTTCACCATAGTAAGAATAGCTGAGATCCTAGTAGACGCCACGAAAGAAGGCTACGATCTTTTCAACAACGTGCAAATtttcaagtacttcaatTCGCTCTTGAAATTGGTCAATGTTTCGTCGTCAGTTAACGATTTCCCTGCAACTACGTTCAGTGGGGACATAAATGGAAATGGCAATGGCAATGGAACCACACATGATGATCATGACCATATCGACAAACAAATTGTAGAGCCCGTAATCACGAGTCAATCGCTCGGAAATATCCCCTTGGTCAAGATACCGTGGCTCAGTGAAGCCAAGACGACAAGGAAGGACGATACAACAGTTGATCCTGAAAACACAACGGTGGAAGAAGTTATTTCTGCCCTGCCGTTGGTAGAAAACAATAGTCAAAAAAATGGAACTACAGAAATTGATAAAAAGCAAGAGTCTATTCCGGTAAGAAGGCGACgggaacaagaaaattacAAAGCACCTGATGAAGGCTCAGAATCATCTGAAGAAAACCAGACCACAGtcaagaaaccaaagaCTAACGGTTCTACAACCGATACCATGAGCACGGTAGTAAATGGAGTCACAAATCATGTCACAGATGGACTCACTGAAAATGGAGCTGTGGATATAAACGAAGCTGTACATGTAGATGGAGACATTATTCTAGATGTTAGAGTAAATGAAAACTCTCAGGAATACGAAAATTCGCAGAACATTGTCGTCGACGAAATGGAGATATTGTCTGGTTCTGAAGCGCTCAGAATCATGCCTtcagaacaagaaacaatTCCTCAAAATAGCATATTAGAACAAAACGACGGTCTACAGACAAACGGCAGCGACAGCATGATCACATCTGAGTAA
- a CDS encoding predicted protein: MSDTEVLDYERQESDATEAETEPEASKQTTVDHHGLQTSQTLEPQEEVKYEVVDEPKFQVTRSIFIGNLRRPLNAMHFQNFLKELAKEAGDYIVERAWLNRTRTHGIVLVDKEEGAKFLREKLLGTIYPSEEDDFKLKEEYEIREQERYEQQKLQYEDEMEKLDTEEAKAALEPPLEPRKYSVERHPLFVDYIPVKAINQWIYEEDRGPRNGKWKIDYETKDDEVVASHSLLSGDFVPRYQRGRDRRGRGRGEGRYRGYRGGDRYGGDRYERDRYRDRYRGGNDYNGHNDYPPPRRGYRGDRYDRDGPRPYNAVPPPRQDSYYPRRGRDRDAYIPGDRVVGSRTDTYEPKYRDRSDSRQRRNRSRSRSRSP; the protein is encoded by the exons ATGAGTGACACTGAAGTGCTCGACTACGAAAGACAGGAATCCGATGCCACAG AAGCTGAAACGGAGCCAGAAGCTTCTAAACAGACAACAGTTGATCACCATGGGTTGCAAACTTCACAGACACTCGAGCCTCaggaagaagtcaagtACGAAGTGGTGGATGAACCCAAGTTCCAGGTCACGAGATCGATTTTCATTGGCAATTTGCGTCGTCCGCTCAATGCGATGCATTTCcagaacttcttgaaagagCTAGCCAAAGAGGCTGGAGACTACATCGTGGAAAGAGCCTGGTTGAATAGAACGAGAACCCACggaattgttcttgtagacaaagaagaGGGAGCCAAGTTTCTCCGTGAGAAACTTCTCGGTACTATCTACCcactggaagaagacgacttcaagttgaaggaagaataTGAGATTAGAGAACAGGAACGGTATGAACAGCAGAAGCTTCAatatgaagatgaaatggaaaagCTTGATActgaagaagccaaagcAGCATTGGAACCTCCATTGGAGCCTAGAAAATATTCAGTAGAGAGACATCCTCTCTTTGTGGACTATATTCCTGTCAAGGCTATCAACCAATGGATctatgaagaagatagaggACCCAGAAATGGCAAGTGGAAGATCGACTACGAGACGAAGGATGATGAAGTAGTTGCCAGCCACAGTCTCTTATCAGGTGACTTTGTCCCACGCTACCAAAGAGGTAGAGACCGCCGTGGCCGTGGCCGTGGAGAAGGTAGATACAGAGGCTACAGAGGAGGAGACAGATACGGTGGGGATCGTTATGAAAGAGACAGATAC AGAGACAGATACAGAGGTGGAAACGATTACAATGGACACAATGACTATCCTCCTCCAAGAAGAGGTTACAGGGGAGACCGTTACGATCGCGACGGTCCCAGACCATATAACGCGGTGCCTCCACCTCGTCAAGACAGCTACTATCCCAGACGTGGCCGGGACAGAGATGCATATATTCCTGGTGACAGGGTGGTAGGCTCTCGTACCGACACTTATGAGCCCAAATATCGTGACAGATCTGATAGCAGACAGAGAAGAAACCGTTCAAGATCGAGATCCAGATCGCCATAA
- the SDH5 gene encoding membrane anchor in succinate dehydrogenase complex (go_funtion heme binding~go_component mitochondrial membrane; integral to membrane~go_process tricarboxylic acid cycle; electron transport), which translates to MLHTLGSTRTAFSVIKPVSLLRPTGVARFISLKPDFSRFKKTEQPPGYIVGTVNDAYRIPLVTYYEGSYHWTYERAIAITMVPLMMTPFVAGVEYPMIDAVFSSLVLFHCHCGFKSCIIDYIPERVYGFWHRAATRLLTLGSFVSLYGVYLIETEGNGLFDLLKNIWMA; encoded by the coding sequence ATGTTGCATACTTTAGGAAGTACGAGAACAGCATTTTCTGTCATAAAACCAGTGTCGTTGCTCAGACCAACTGGCGTGGCTCGTTTCATATCACTCAAGCCAGATTTCTCCAGgttcaagaaaacagaACAACCTCCAGGATACATTGTGGGAACCGTAAACGATGCATACAGAATCCCGTTAGTAACTTACTATGAAGGGAGCTACCACTGGACGTACGAAAGGGCTATAGCCATAACCATGGTGCCATTAATGATGACTCCGTttgttgctggtgttgAATACCCCATGATAGATGCCGTATTTTCGTCTCTCGTTCTCTTCCATTGCCATTGCGGCTTTAAGTCGTGTATCATCGACTATATTCCTGAAAGAGTGTATGGGTTCTGGCACAGAGCTGCCACCAGATTGTTGACGTTGGGATCGTTTGTATCGTTGTACGGGGTCTACTTGATAGAAACAGAAGGCAACGGGTTGtttgacttgttgaagaacatctGGATGGCCTAA
- a CDS encoding mitochondrial 37S ribosomal protein MRP2 (go_component intracellular; ribosome~go_funtion structural constituent of ribosome~go_process protein biosynthesis) has translation MPFRFPVQFEIPKHCYINARVLRDQFKRLQYAEHEVTRKALKYIARNTELPPRARLEAQLQLTAMPKYTSYNQIRDRCVATGNSKSLIRDFKLNRTAFRDRARAGLIPGVKVASW, from the coding sequence ATGCCTTTCAGATTCCCGGTGCAGTTCGAGATCCCCAAGCACTGCTACATCAATGCCCGTGTGCTCAGAGACCAGTTCAAGAGATTACAGTATGCTGAACATGAGGTTACCAGAAAGGCTTTGAAGTACATCGCCAGAAACACAGAATTACCACCAAGAGCCAGATTGGAAGCACAATTGCAGTTGACAGCCATGCCTAAGTACACCTCCTACAACCAGATCAGAGACAGATGTGTGGCTACCGGTAACTCGAAGTCGCTTATCCGTGACTTCAAACTCAACAGAACTGCTTTCAGAGACAGAGCCAGAGCTGGATTGATTCCAGGGGTTAAGGTTGCTTCGTGGTAG
- the RIB5 gene encoding riboflavin synthase (Riboflavin synthase alpha chain), with protein MFTGLVETIGTVLSYTELDTSSSGGNGVSIVIGDCSSILEDVHLGDSISTNGVCLTVTEFDEAKTQFKVGVAPETLRRTNLGDLTKGSKVNLERAVTSEVRLGGHVVQGHVDTIAAIKSRIPDGNAITFTFQLRDKEYMSYIVEKGFIAVDGTSLTITHVDYDKAEFSIMMVSYTQSKVVMPLKQIDESVNIEVDLTGKLIEKQIEINLANQISNDDSALSKLITKIVEKKIKELVK; from the coding sequence ATGTTCACAGGTTTAGTGGAAACGATCGGGACAGTACTTCTGTACACAGAATTGGACACCTCTTCTTCGGGAGGAAATGGGGTTTCCATTGTCATTGGAGACTGTTCCAGCATCTTGGAGGATGTTCATTTGGGTGATTCCATTTCTACAAACGGAGTTTGCTTGACAGTGACAGAATTTGATGAGGCCAAAACTCAATTCAAGGTCGGTGTCGCTCCCGAAACATTGCGCCGTACGAATTTAGGAGATCTTACAAAGGGATCCAAGGTCAATTTAGAAAGAGCTGTTACTAGTGAAGTCAGATTGGGGGGTCATGTAGTCCAGGGCCATGTCGATACTATTGCTGCTATCAAGAGCCGAATTCCCGACGGAAATGCCATTACTTTCACCTTCCAGTTGAGAGATAAGGAATATATGAGCTACATCGTAGAAAAAGGCTTTATTGCTGTCGACGGAACCTCGTTGACTATTACGCATGTGGACTACGACAAAGCTGAATTCTCGATCATGATGGTTAGTTATACACAGAGCAAGGTTGTGATGCCTTTGAAACAGATCGATGAGTCTGTCAACATCGAAGTCGATTTGACAGGCAAGTTGATAGAGAAACAGATCGAGATTAACTTGGCCAATCAGATCAGCAACGATGATAGTGCCTTAAGTAAGCTTATAACTAAAATcgtagaaaagaagataaaggAATTGGTTAAGTAG
- a CDS encoding predicted protein (go_component proteasome core complex (sensu Eukaryota)~go_funtion endopeptidase activity~go_process ubiquitin-dependent protein catabolism), translating to MDIILGIRVADGTIIATSKAATRGISILKDTDDKTRVLNKHNLVAYTGESGDTVQFAEYVQANIQLYSMRENDIELSPKATASFVRNQLATSIRSRKPYQVNVLIGGYDTKSNTPSLNWIDYLGTQVELPYGAHGYAAFYANSLLDKHYKKNMDVEQGLALLKMCLKELETRMPIDFKGVYVKVVDKDGIRSID from the coding sequence ATGGATATCATTTTAGGAATAAGAGTAGCTGATGGTACGATCATTGCCACTTCCAAGGCTGCCACCAGGGGTATTTCGATCTTGAAGGACACTGATGACAAGACCCGTGTCTTGAACAAGCACAACTTGGTTGCCTACACTGGAGAATCAGGTGACACTGTCCAGTTTGCTGAATATGTCCAGGCTAACATCCAACTATACTCTATGAGAGAAAACGACATTGAATTGTCGCCTAAGGCTACAGCATCTTTTGTAAGAAACCAGTTGGCCACTTCTATTAGATCACGTAAGCCATACCAGGTTAATGTATTGATTGGTGGGTATGATACAAAGTCAAACACTCCTTCATTAAACTGGATAGATTATTTGGGCACACAGGTAGAATTGCCGTATGGAGCACATGGCTACGCTGCATTCTACGCCAACTCGTTGTTGGACAAGCattacaagaagaacatggATGTAGAGCAGGGCTTGgcgttgttgaagatgtgtttgaaggaattggaaacgAGAATGCCAATTGACTTCAAGGGTGTATATGTCAAGGTCGTAGACAAGGACGGTATAAGATCGATTGACTAG
- the HIS1 gene encoding ATP phosphoribosyltransferase (ATP-PRTase) (ATP-PRT) (go_funtion ATP phosphoribosyltransferase activity~go_process histidine biosynthesis), with the protein MDLVNHLPDRLLFAVPKKGRLYEKCCNLLQGADIQFRRSNRLDIALSTNLPVALIFLPAADIPIFVGEGNCDLGITGLDQIQEASMLDHTEDLLDLNFGSCKLQIQVPAEGDITTPEQLVGKKIVSSFTKLSTNYFKSLEKVSDESQLTTSIRYVGGSVEASCALGVADAIVDLVESGETMKAAGLKPIETILQTSAHLISSKNPKFPELVEIIHQRFEGILAAQKYVLCNYNAPRRLLHDVLSITPGRRAATVSPLEKHNPEDEDWVAISSMVERKAIGDKMDLLKKSGASDILVFEISNCRV; encoded by the exons ATGGATTTAGTTAACCACCTCCCAGACCGTTTGTTGTTTGCTGTGCCCAAGA AGGGTCGTTTATATGAAAAGTGTTGCAACTTGTTGCAGGGTGCTGACATCCAGTTCAGACGTTCCAACAGATTGGATATTGCCCTTTCCACCAACTTGCCTGTTGCCTTGATTTTCTTGCCTGCTGCCGACATTCCTATTTTTGTTGGAGAAGGTAACTGTGATTTGGGTATAACCGGTTTAGACCAGATCCAAGAAGCTCTGATGCTTGACCATACTGAggacttgttggacttgaactttGGCTCTTGTAAGTTACAGATTCAGGTTCCAGCCGAAGGAGACATCACTACTCCTGAGCAATTAGTCGGTAAGAAGATTGTTTCGTCGTTTACCAAGTTGTCTACCAACTACTTTAAGTCATTGGAAAAGGTTTCGGATGAATCACAATTAACAACTAGCATCAGATACGTTGGTGGATCTGTCGAAGCTTCATGTGCCTTAGGAGTTGCTGATGCAATTGTCGATTTGGTAGAAAGTGGTGAAACCATGAAGGCTGCCGGATTGAAGCCTATAGAAACTATTTTACAGACCTCGGCCCATTTGATCTCGTCTAAGAACCCCAAGTTTCCCGAGTTAGTTGAAATCATCCACCAAAGATTCGAAGGTATCTTGGCTGCTCAGAAGTACGTATTGTGTAACTACAATGctccaagaagattgtTGCACGACGTGTTAAGTATTACTCctggaagaagagctgCCACCGTGTCACCTTTAGAAAAACACAACccagaagacgaagactGGGTGGCCATATCGTCAATGGTGGAGAGAAAGGCTATCGGAGACAAGAtggacttgttgaagaagagtggAGCCTCCGACATCTTGGTGTTTGAAATCAGCAACTGTAGAGTTTAG
- a CDS encoding cis-prenyltransferase (go_funtion transferase activity~go_process metabolism): MSDWLSTFPGYRQALTTAKRAFGRFIQTGPTPKHVGIIMDGNRRYAKNHKIEIKEGHNLGFDSMANVLEILYESGVKCASVYAFSIENFRRSSLEVKWLMDLAKSKFQQINQHSDLCAEYGIRIKIIGNKKLIPPDVAKILQQTEEITKDNKRALLNICFPYTSRDEMTNSIKCAVDQSTIDHDFVIDEDTLESLFYTHDAPPLDLLVRTSGTFRLSDFLLWQCVSPDCSIVFVDKLWPAFTPFDMAKILFNWGFNMYWYGKGNGYSTTQISTKNFNLAEYDSNVDLNDATGSSGFQRFASSESEEAEDEDDVVTEESSQSGGVDELDTVTSEEESDSNKKGR; the protein is encoded by the coding sequence ATGTCAGATTGGTTATCCACATTTCCTGGCTACCGACAGGCGCTAACTACGGCTAAGCGGGCATTTGGGAGATTCATCCAGACAGGGCCCACGCCGAAACACGTAGGAATCATCATGGATGGTAACAGAAGATATGCCAAAAATCACAAGATAGAGATCAAAGAGGGGCACAATCTTGGATTCGACAGCATGGCCAATGTGCTCGAGATTTTGTATGAATCTGGTGTCAAGTGTGCTAGTGTCTACGCATTTTCCATTGAAAACTTCCGTAGACTGAGCTTAGAAGTCAAGTGGTTGATGGACTTGGCCAAGCTGAAGTTCCAACAGATCAACCAGCATAGCGACTTGTGCGCTGAATACGGCATCCGCATCAAGATAATAGGTAATAAGAAGTTGATACCACCAGACGTTGCTAAAATTCTACAACAAACAGAGGAGATTACTAAGGACAACAAGAGAGCATTGTTGAATATCTGTTTCCCATATACCTCTAGAGACGAGATGACAAATCTGATCAAATGTGCCGTAGACCAGTCCACAATAGATCACGACTTTGTAATAGATGAGGACACTCTCGAAAGCTTATTCTACACCCATGATGCGCCTCCTTTAGACTTATTGGTGAGAACATCTGGTACCTTCAGATTATCTGATTTCTTATTGTGGCAGTGCGTTTCGCCAGACTGTTCAATCGTATTTGTAGATAAATTGTGGCCCGCTTTCACTCCCTTCGACATGGCCAAgattttgttcaactgGGGATTCAACATGTACTGGTATGGCAAAGGCAATGGCTACAGCACAACCCAAATCTCTACCAAGAACTTTAATCTAGCCGAGTACGACTCTAATGTAGACTTGAATGATGCTACTGGATCTAGTGGATTTCAACGTTTCGCCAGCTCAGAAAGCGAAGAGGccgaagatgaagatgatgtcGTCACTGAAGAAAGTAGTCAATCTGGTGGAGTCGATGAACTCGACACTGTTACTTCAGAAGAGGAATCCGACTCGAACAAAAAGGGAAGGTAG
- the SQT1 gene encoding protein involved in a late step of 60S ribosomal subunit assembly or modification contains multiple WD repeats interacts with Qsr1p, with translation MEDDDVLEIDISNNSWTYFDRHTDSIFTIFKHPTLPMVVTGGGDNTAYLWTTHTQPPRFVGELAGHKESVIAGGFTAKGEFVITADMNGYIQVHKATKGGEKWVKFGDLEEVEEVLFVTVHPSLPYFAFGANDGSVWVYQIDKDSKSLVQIMSGFSHSLECNGGVFIEGKDENELTLVTISEDGTVANWNCFTGVVNYKLTPEDFKNIESPWVTIKVLKNVLAVGARDGQLSIINNDSGKVVHSFKTLEDVDDIAELSIEAISWSGSANLLAVGLVSGDVLLFESQQWRLRRTIKVDDAITKLEFVEDSPILIGSSMNGKIYKWDARTGAELFAGVGHNMGVLDFTVFEHGSKLVTAGDEGVSLIFKTD, from the coding sequence ATGGAGGACGATGATGTCTTGGAAATTGACATCTCGAACAACTCCTGGACCTATTTCGATAGGCATACCGATTCCATTTTTACCATATTCAAACACCCTACTTTACCTATGGTAGTCACTGGAGGAGGTGACAACACTGCATACTTGTGGACGACCCACACCCAGCCTCCCAGATTTGTAGGAGAATTAGCTGGGCATAAGGAATCAGTCATTGCTGGAGGCTTCACAGCCAAAGGAGAGTTCGTCATAACTGCTGACATGAACGGGTACATTCAAGTTCACAAAGCTACCAAGGGAGGAGAAAAGTGGGTCAAATTTGGCGACTTGGAggaagtggaagaagttttGTTTGTTACTGTTCATCCTTCGTTGCCATACTTTGCTTTTGGAGCCAATGATGGGTCCGTATGGGTGTACCAGATCGACAAGGACTCCAAGTCGTTGGTGCAAATCATGTCTGGATTCTCCCATTCCTTGGAATGTAACGGTGGTGTCTTCATAGAAGGAAAGGATGAAAATGAACTCACTTTGGTCACCATTTCTGAAGACGGCACTGTCGCCAATTGGAACTGCTTCACTGGTGTGGTGAACTATAAACTCACTccagaagacttcaagaatatcGAGAGCCCATGGGTCACAATCAAAGTGTTAAAGAATGTCCTTGCTGTTGGCGCTCGTGACGGCCAATTGTCCATCATAAATAACGATTCAGGTAAGGTTGTACACAGTTTCAAGACGTTGGAAGACGTTGACGATATCGCTGAATTGTCCATCGAGGCTATAAGTTGGAGTGGATCTGCTAACTTGTTGGCTGTGGGGTTGGTATCTGGAGATGTTCTCTTGTTTGAATCTCAACAATGGAGATTGCGTAGAACCATCAAGGTCGACGATGCCATCACCAAGTTGGAGTTTGTCGAAGATAGTCCAATCTTGATTGGTTCCAGCATGAACGGTAAGATCTACAAATGGGATGCCAGAACTGGTGCCGAGTTGTTTGCTGGTGTTGGTCATAACATGGGTGTCTTGGATTTCACCGTTTTTGAGCATGGTTCCAAGTTAGTTACTGCTGGAGACGAAGGTGTTTCAttgatcttcaagactGATTAG
- the PRI1 gene encoding p48 polypeptide of DNA primase (DNA primase small subunit (DNA primase 48 kDa subunit) (p48)~go_funtion DNA primase activity~go_process DNA replication, synthesis of RNA primer), giving the protein MIFFYKRLLPFKHIFQWLSHSPKPTKDFTMREFAYEHRSGVYQRYISYDNADDFKNHVVNSNPTRFEVGAVYSVNPKERKFLPKSAYKPVSKELVFDIDMTDYDDIRTCCQGTDICTKCWRFIQVAAKIIDRALREDFGFEHLIWVFSGRRGAHCWVSDPRARNLEEGTRRAIVEYMDVLGAKQTKKLLNLKKPFHPHVERSFNIVKQEFAKIILEEQEPWLTTPSLADDDKAWTQTEELLSFIPDNTLQSELRAKWKNSLSLSTSRSKWEDINVLAKTSLKSQVQVSQLNEAKKEIILYYMYPRLDIEVSRQVIHLLKSPFCIHPGTGNVCVPFDPRRNISMNAEDDAYGFNPTTAPNLLQLQRELDIWETKRVNRESSQPAGESGDEVETRVLDYEKTSLKPYVDYFAKFVSDLTKAELKGISAKRDLEDKSLEF; this is encoded by the exons ATGATTTTTTTCTACAAGAGACTATTACCTTTCAAGCACATTTTCCAATGGTTGAGCCATTCACCCAAGCCAACAAAAGACTTCACCATGAGAGAATTTGCCTATGAACATCGTTCTGGAGTTTACCAGAGATATATCTCATATGACAATGCTGATGATTTCAAGAACCATGTAGTCAACTCCAACCCTACACGTTTCGAAGTGGGAGCAGTATATTCGGTCAATCCCAAGGAAAGGAAATTTCTTCCTAAGCTGGCATACAAACCTGTTTCCAAAGAATTGGTTTTTGATATCGATATGACAGATTACGATGATATTAGAACTTGTTGCCAGGGAACGGATATCTGTACCAAATGCTGGAGATTCATTCAGGTCGCTGCTAAAATCATTGACAGAGCATTGAGAGAGGACTTTGGATTCGAGCACTTGATATGGGTATTCTCGGGGAGAAGAGGGGCACATTGTTGGGTGTCTGATCCAAGAGCCAGgaatttggaagaaggtACGAGGAGAGCGATTGTAGAGTATATGGATGTGTTGGGTGCAAAACAAACCAA AAAATTGCtaaacttgaagaaaccCTTCCATCCACACGTAGAAAGATCGTTCAATATCGtcaaacaagaatttgcaaagatcatcttggaagaacaagaaccTTGGTTGACGACTCCTTCGCTAGCAGATGACGACAAGGCTTGGACTCAGACGGAAGAACTTTTGTCATTCATCCCAGACAATACATTGCAGTCAGAATTAAGAGCCAAGTGGAAAAACCTGCTTTCATTATCTACGTCCAGATCTAAGTGGGAAGACATCAACGTACTTGCAAAGACTTCTTTAAAGTCTCAAGTTCAGGTCAGCCAATTGAACGAGgccaagaaggaaatcaTATTATACTACATGTACCCAAGACTAGACATAGAAGTGTCGCGTCAAGTTATCCACTTGTTAAAGTCCCCATTCTGTATCCATCCAGGAACTGGTAATGTCTGTGTTCCCTTTGATCCTAGACGCAATATTTCAATGAACGCCGAAGATGATGCCTACGGATTCAACCCAACCACTGCTCCAAACttgttgcaattgcagCGTGAATTGGATATTTGGGAAACTAAGAGGGTGAATAGAGAGTCTAGCCAACCAGCTGGCGAATCCGGAGATGAAGTAGAAACTAGAGTTCTTGATTACGAAAAGACAAGTTTAAAGCCATACGTAGATTACTTTGCGAAATTTGTTCTGGATTTAACCAAAGCTGAACTTAAAGGTATACTGGCTAAGagagatcttgaagataaaCTGTTGGAATTCTAG